In Castanea sativa cultivar Marrone di Chiusa Pesio chromosome 6, ASM4071231v1, a single window of DNA contains:
- the LOC142641367 gene encoding MYB-like transcription factor ETC1 isoform X2: MASLDHSTSTSTDDTTTTTLDSKDNNKETELQFSYDEETLVIRMFNLVGERWSLIAGRIPGRTAEEIEKYWNSRYSTSE; the protein is encoded by the exons ATGGCTTCCTTGGATCACTCTACTTCTACTTCTACTGATgatactactactactactttgGACTCTAAAG ATAACAATAAAGAGACTGAGCTACAATTCTCATATGATGAAGAGACACTAGTTATAAGAATGTTTAATCTTGTTGGTGAGAG ATGGTCTCTAATTGCTGGTAGAATCCCTGGAAGAACTGCTGAGGAAATTGAGAAATATTGGAATTCAAGATACTCCACAAGCGAATGA
- the LOC142641367 gene encoding MYB-like transcription factor ETC1 isoform X1, protein MASLDHSTSTSTDDTTTTTLDSKEDNNKETELQFSYDEETLVIRMFNLVGERWSLIAGRIPGRTAEEIEKYWNSRYSTSE, encoded by the exons ATGGCTTCCTTGGATCACTCTACTTCTACTTCTACTGATgatactactactactactttgGACTCTAAAG AAGATAACAATAAAGAGACTGAGCTACAATTCTCATATGATGAAGAGACACTAGTTATAAGAATGTTTAATCTTGTTGGTGAGAG ATGGTCTCTAATTGCTGGTAGAATCCCTGGAAGAACTGCTGAGGAAATTGAGAAATATTGGAATTCAAGATACTCCACAAGCGAATGA